Part of the Virgibacillus natechei genome is shown below.
AATCGTGGTTGATATGTCCGACTTCCCAATTTTCTTCAATTTCCTCTATAGGAATCCCTTCTCTTGCTTCTGATTCCGAGCATCCAATCAAAGTTATGAACATAATCATAATGAATGGTATTTTCTTCATTCAATCCCCCCTTTTACTTTGCTTGAATTTAATATATTCGTACACATCTTCTAATTGTTCTGCCGTCATATGAGCCAAATCATTAAACATAAGGTCAGCATCTGGAAATTCATTTGCTATTTTGTCCATGATTGCAGCTTTTTCGTCATCGGATTCCCTTTCTTCTATATAACCTGCCATTACAAGAAGTTTGTCATAGGAATAATGATAGGCATTAGCAATCAACTTTAACGTGTCTGGTGTTGGTTTCACCTCTTTTCCCGATCGTTTGTCATGACCTTTCTCAATTGTATC
Proteins encoded:
- a CDS encoding helix-turn-helix domain-containing protein; the encoded protein is MSDIGSLLKELRGKESLREASKRIGISHTYLDTIEKGHDKRSGKEVKPTPDTLKLIANAYHYSYDKLLVMAGYIEERESDDEKAAIMDKIANEFPDADLMFNDLAHMTAEQLEDVYEYIKFKQSKRGD